The genomic region CTTGGTACGTGGCAGACATCGATCATCCTCGCGAACGCGCCCATCGCGGTGGGCATCTTGATCGGGCTGCTGGCACTGCCGGTGATGCTCTCGATTCGAGACAGCGACCTCTCGAAAGCCGGGTTTTTCCAGCGCAAACTCCGGCAGGGTGCAATCTCGCCCAGTGGTGAGGAAACGGTCGGGACCCGTCGGGTTCCGAACAAAATCAAGTCCGTGTATCGCCACGGTGAGCAACTCTATGCCCCAGTGTCCGGCCTGCGGCCGATGCTGGCTCGGTACTGGGCAGACCCGGCGAGGATTCCGACCGAGGACTGGAAGAGCTACGACAGCGGCGAGGGCGACCTCGACCAGCTCTTCGAGATCGACCCAGAGTCCGAGAAGGTTGTTCGGCACAAGCCAGCGCGACTGAAGTTCGCGCCGTCACTGACGAAAGAGGTTGCCGACGAGGACCTCACGGACCCGCCAGAGGCCGATGGCATCGCAGCGCTACCGGCGGCCATCTCGGCAACAGTGTCGAACTGGGTGACGCGTCGGAACTGGCGGTTCATCGGCATTGCACTGGGCGGCGGGGCAGCGGTCTATCTGTCAACGGTTGCCACGCTGGGCTCGTCGATTATCGGGCTCGGGCTGGCGACGTTGCCGGCGTTGATCGAAGGCCACGAAGCCCGGGACGGCACCCTCGAAGTGGACTGGGGACCGAGCCACTGGAACGATGTTCAGGCACAGGTCCAGACCGAGCGCCACGAGTACGAAGAGCGCCAGACGTTCGACCAAGTTCTGGAAGCGGTCACCGAGCTTGAATGGTCTGAACACGAGAAGGGCCAGCAGATTGTCGACCGCGTCCGGACGGAGATTCAGAAGGCGCTGGACGACGAACACGGCGGGAACAGCCCGTCGACGAACCTCTCGCCGTCGTCGCCACAGCAGGGGGTTGACGCAGATGACTGACCCGATGGCCGCGGACGGGCATCACGCGCTCAAATGGCTCGCGAGTGATGTCCGGTCGGCTGACCGGTCGTTTGCTGCCGGGCTCGACTCGCTTCGCGCCCAGCAGCGCCACCTGCAGGAGAGTCTTCGCGATGGCTTCCAGACTCGCACGGAAGTGCTGGAGTGGTGTCACGCCGTCGACGTGGTCTCGGGTGGCCAGACGCCCGAGACGTGGCATGAGGATCTCGTGAAAGACCGCTGGAAAGTGGCTTGCCTCATGGCAGATTCGGACGACAGGGCGGCGATTTGCGACCAAGCTCCTCGCGATGATGAGACCGCGGATGCGTTCCGGCGGAAGGTCATTCGGAAGGTGCTGCTGCCAGCCTTCCAGTCAGCCACTGAACTGCTACGTGAGCGGGTCGCTGAGTTCTCGGATGAAGAGGGCGTCAAAGACGCCGAACGGATTCAGTACGTCGCTGGGCGGCCGCGGTTGCACCAGCGCGCCGTCGAACAGCACGGGATGCTACGGTCGACGCTGCGGGACCCGCCCCGCGTCGAGTCGGAGGTGATGGCGTGGGCTGAGGATATCATCCACATGACCGAGGGGCACGTCCGCAGCGGGTTTATCGAGGACGTGCTGGACCGCCACGGCGACTGGTGGCACTCGCTGACTCGTGGGCCGTCAGTCCGGCTTGAGTGGCTGCTGGCCGGCGAGGTGTTCCCGGCGATGAACGCCACCCTCTCAGAGTTAGTCACGAACAGCAACGAACTCGCGGACGTTGCTGGCCGTCCCAAGGAGGTGCCGCCGGGATAATGGATATCGAGGAAATCCGGGCGGCCCGAGCCCGCGAACAGGATGCGGCGTCACTCGTGGCACTGGCCGAACCAACGATCTTCGAGCGCGCCCAAGATGCCGTCGACGCTGACGATATCGACACCGACGACGCGGTGGCATTGACGACAGAACTTGCTGACGAACGCACCGGAAAGCTCCTGAAACTGGCGTCGTTCCGGGCCGCCGGGATGGCGGTCAACTGGGACGGCGTCACCGAGCAAGAACGCGCGCTCGTCGAGGACCTCGTCGCCCGCATCGAGACGTGGCGCGAATCGGTGATACCGGGCACGGAGGACAGCAATGAGTGATGAGCTGTCCGACCGGGTTAGTCGATACCTCCGCTGGCAGGTGCCGGATAAGGTGGCACTGCTGGCTCAGCGCTATCCAGACGACGCGTCACTGACGCTGGACTGGACGGCTCTGGCTCGGTGGGACCCGACGCTGGCAGAGGATATCCTCGATGCGCCCGATTCGATGCTCGACTACGTCGAGGCGGGCATCGCCGATACGCCGCTGCCGGTCGACACGTCGCTGGGACAGGCCACGCCACGCTTCGAGAACCTGCCAGAGTCGCACACGACCGCCCCCGGGGAGTTCTCACCGAGCGAGCGGCGTGGGCAACTGCTGGCGCTCGAAGGGCAGGTCGCGAAACGAACACAGGTCCAGCCGCGACTTGTCGAGGCGGCCTTCGAGTGCCAGCGCTGCGGCACCCTCACCCGCATCCCGCTCGAAGCGGGCCAGTACATCGAACCGTTCGAATGCGTCGGTTGTGAGATGAAGGGTCCGTTCCGCATCAACTCCGACCAGTCCCGGTACGAGGACTACCAGAAACTCCTGTTGGAGAACCCCAGCAGTGCGGCGCTGGGCGGTGACACGTCGGATGTCATCGCGCACCTGCAGGGCGACCTCGCGGGACACGGGGCCATCGCGAACTGTCAGGACGTGGTCCTCGTTGGTGAGCTGCAGTTCCGCGGTGGCGGCCCGATCCCCGAGCCACAGGTCGTGGTGAACTCCGTGCAAGCAGCCGGCCAGACCTATCAGGACACGGAGTTCACAGCCGACCAGCGCGACCTCTTCGAGCGCTTGCGCGAGCGGCCGGCGTCCTTCGACGTTGGGATCGAGGACCCGTCGACGGCGGATGTGCTGATGGCCGCCGCAGCGCCGAAGTTCGTCGCGGGCTCGCATCCCCGGGACCGGCAGGTGGTTCGCGGGCTCGTGTTACAGCTGGTCAGCGCGTCGACGTTCGACGGCCCGGATGGCTCGCACTATCGGGGCGATATCCACGTCCTGTTACCCGGCGACCCGGGGACGGGCAAGTCCGTGCTGGCGAAGTGGGCCGCGGCGGTCGCGCCACGGTCGGCGTTCGCGAGCGGCGAGCGTGTGTCGGGTCCCGGTCTGACCGCGGCGGCAGTGAAGGACGACTTCTCGGACGGCGGATTCAGCATTGAGCCCGGCGTGCTGGTCCGAGCCCACGAGGGAATCGCGGTCGTCGACGAGCTGGACAAGGCCGGCGACGACGCCATCGAGAAGATGCACTCGGCGCTGGCCGACCAGATACTGCCGCTGTCGCTGGCCGGGCAGTCGATGACGCTGCCGGCGGAGTGTGGCCTGCTGGGCGTGTGCAACCCGCTCGGCGGTCACTTCGCTGGTGACGAGTCGCTGGTCGACGCGCTCGGGATTGACAGTCCGCTACTGTCCCGGTTTGACCTCATCATGCAGATGCGGTCGAAACAGGACCGTGACCACGTTCGGGAGCTGGCGGAGTCGATGATTCGAACGTGGTCAGCGTCGTTGAAGGACGCAACTGGGCAGGCGCTCGACGAGGATGACGCTGAGGCTATCGACCCGATCTTGTCGATGGACGAGTACCGCGCGGTCCTGCTGCGGGCTCGGCAGTTGCATCCGACACCTGCGAACGACGCGGTGATCGAGGCGCTGGCCGGGTGGTTCGAAGAGCAAAAGATGGCGCTGCCGGAGCGGTATCGCGATGCGCTCGCGAACGCGGACGGGCAGTACCACGGGCCGCCCGTGCCCGTGACTGCCCGCAAACTCGGGGCCGCTCGCCGGGTTGCACAGGCGAGCGCGCGGGCAAACCTTCGGACTGAGATAACGATGGCCGACGTTGAGGTGGCCAAAGAGATGGTCAGCCGGTCGCTGGCCGACTTAGATATCCCGATTGTCCACAACGCTGGCCTCGGCGGCGGCGACGTGCAACGGCGCGAGACGACTGATTTGACTGGAGTGAGCTAACGATGTCACAGAGAAAACCAAAATCCGAACAGGACGGTTTCACCAAACAGACGAAACAAGGCGCACAGATCGTTTACGATGCTGAACCGCACGGTAGCTGGGATGATGATGCGGAGATGATACGGACCCGGTTCGATATCCCAGCGTTCGACCCGGAGGCGTTCTACCCACGCGAGGGCGCGGCGCTGTCGGGCGTGTATCCGGACTTTCTCGTGCATATCGAGAGTGGATCGGACGGCCCGTCGACGGTGAACTCACCGGGGGCGTCACTGACGATGGTCGAAGCGCCGAAGGGCTCTGGCAAGTCGACGGCGGCCGACCAGTTTGCCACGTACCAGATGGAACACAACGATGAGCGCATCGTCAGGAACGGGCGGCAGAAAAGCTCGGACTGGCGGCGGATGCGTGACTGGACGACGCTGTGGCTGCCCAGTGGCGTTGACGTTGACGGGCGCTGGATGGAAGCTGTCGACCGCAGCGAGCCCGATCCCGAAGAACTGTGTCGGGATGTCCGGCACTATTCGGATGTCATCGAACTCGTTGAGCGGCTGCAGGACCACCCGAAAGGAACGTACAACGTGGTGTTCCCGGACCCGTACTTCCGGAAGTGCGAGGACGCGCTGTCGACGGCGGATGCAACGGTCGAGAAACCGACATTCGTGCCAAAGAACGAGCCGAACCCGACGCCGGCATCGCACTGGTGGTTCGGGTTCCTCGCGGCACGCACGTTCGACGGTCTCCGCGTCGACGGTGACGGCGAGCGCAACTGGATGACTGCCCATATCGATGAGTTCGGAATGCTCGCGCCAGAGTCAGCGCCGGGCGGCGAATCCGGCCACTGGACGTATGAGTGCATCCAGATTATGGCGGACATCGCGAAGGAAATGCGGTCGGCTGGGCTGTCGCTGGTCGGGTACGGCCATCACGAAGAGGACGTTCACAACCACTGGCTCAAAGAGTTCGATTTCTGGGTCGAACTCTCGAACCACGACCGCGGGAACCGCACCACCAAGACGGAGGCACCGAAGCCGTTCCGGGATCTCGAACAAGACCAGGACCTGCTGTCGAAGCGGCCGAAAGGGTTCGGGCTATGCTACACCGGCAGTCGGTTCTCTGAGTTCCAGTTCTCGGATCTCGGTTACCCACACGACACGCCAGAGTTCCAGCTGCGGCTCGGAATCCCGTCCTCGGTCGACGTGTCCACCAGCGACGACGGTGGCATGATCGTCGAGGACCTCCAGGTGGCGACCGACGACGAGAACCAGCCAACGCTGCTGGAGGAGTACCGCGCAGCCAACGGCGCTGTTCACGAGCTGCGTGTTCTCGCACCCGGCGAGGGTATCATCGATATCTCTGGTGACGCGCCGGAGGTAGTCGAAGCGCTGTCGAGCCCGTATACTGACGGCAAGTTCCCAGAGAAGCCGATCAAAACGATCCAGAACCACTATGATATCATATTCAACCCCGACAGTAGCACGGAGATTGTGGCGGCGCGCATCCCGAGACGCACTGGGCCCGGTGCGACAACGGAGGTCGTGGCTGATGACTGACCCAGCGAGCCCGCTGGTTGTGACCGATATCGACCGCCCTTTTAACTTCACGTCAGCCGGCTGCGGCGGCCGGGTCGGCGGCCGCGGCGGCACCGATCAGCGTGAGCGGAAGATAAGTTCCGCTCGTTACGCGCGCGTATCTGGAACAGGAACGGAAGGGGGGACCCCCCTGAGCGGTGTTGGAGGTGTGACTGATGGACAGTGACGACCTGCCACTCTCCCGCGAACAACTGTCGATTGTCGGGATGGCGCTGGCGGTCGTCATCGTCTCGGTGGCCGCGCCGATGCTGTTCGCGCCACAGTCGAACGCACCCGAGGATGCCAACAGTGGCGAGGTGTACTCGACGCCGACTGACAGCTCCGACAGCCAATCCGAGCCAGCATCGACGCCAGCCGAACCGACCAATCCTATTGACGACCTGAGTACCGCGCCACGCGCTCCCGACGAACCACTTGCGTCGGTTCCGGACACGCACGTCGAGAGTAACACGAGCAAGCCATCGCTGTCGGCCTCGACTGGGGCACAGACGCTGCGGGCTGCAACGACGACCGTCGAGGGCGAGCCGGCGCTGAACCTCACCGACGACCGCACGCACGACGGCCGCTGGGTCGGCGTCTCGACGGACTGGCTCAAACAGCAGCATGGCTCGGTGCCAGCTGTCGTCGGCGTGGTTCACGAGTCTGGCGCGGTGTATCAAGAAGAGGTCCACGTCCGGAACGGGCAAGCACAGTTCTGGGTCGACGGGTTCTCGACGAACACGATTACGTTTGGCGGCACGCTCCGGATCGAGGGCCAGCCAGCGACGACTGGCACGACGCATCTGTATGAAGTGCGCGACCTCGACAGTGCGACGGACCCGGAAATCACGCTCACTGGACAGGTCAACACCGAGCGCGATACGACACAGGTCGTCGGTGCGACCGACGGCCAGTCGATTCCGCTCTCAGTGGCTGGCGACAACCTCGAACCGCGCAATCCCGAGGTGACCTTTACTGGCGTCGAACAGACCACGACCGACGCGAGTCTGTTCTCGACAACGCTGTCCGACGGTGAGACTGTCGACTACAGTGTCGACGGGAACCAGCCAGCGACGAATGTTTCGACGACGTTCATAGGCAAATCGACATCGAACCGCCGGACGGTTTCAGCGTCGAACATCGCCAACGGCGATTCGTTCACTTATAACGTCGGCGGCAATACTCTGGCGAACGACGCGTCAGTGACTTTTATCGGAGAATCGTCGACAAAACCGGCTTCGGATGGGGGCACGCTATCGGCTGGCGGCTCGGACTCGCTTAATCTCAACGGCAACTTAGACCCGGGAAACGAGCAGCTTACTGTCTCTGGCGGATCCTCATACTCGCAGGGAGATTTTACGTATATAGCAGGTGGGAAGTGGTCCTCTGAGCTGAAACGCGTTCCCAATTCGGCAATGACTGAGATCACATTTCATTTGGAGGAACACTCAACTGGTGGCTCATATGAGATATATCTCACTCGTGAGGGAGTGGATGCAGACCACACCGAAGGGACGTTAGTGGCGTCTGGAGTGAGTTTCAACGAGCGACACAAAACTGTCAATATTTCGCCATGGGATCCAAAAGGTGCAGATAACGTCACCCTCTCTGTACATAAAACCAGCAATCCAGAGGGGGGTGTCAATTTCGAACGGAGCGGAGGCGGGGCACAGTCGTTTGTCTACAACGACGGATATTACTACGATTCGTACATTCATATTGATTACAAAACCGGGGCCGATGTGACAATCTCAACGGATAGCGGCACATCTGAGAGCTTTTTCGTAGAGGGTGGTGGATCGCAAACTAAGAGTTTCCCAGTCGATCTGGGGGATAGTATTTCCGCAAGCGGAGCTGGGAAAATTGACTACTCATTTGATTATTCAGCCCGTACGGGAACTGAAAACCCGGCCATCGACATTAATGGCGACGGATCTACCGATGCGAGCTACTCTGGAATCCTCCAACCGGGAGAGACAGCGACGGTCAGCGCATCGAACATCCCCAGCGGTTCACACACGGCAACCGCATCACTTGCCGGCGGCCAGACCGACGTTGACCTCTCGTTCACCGAGCGCACGGCCACAAAGAACCCGTCGATAGATATCAACGATGACGGAACGGCTGATGCGTCATACGACGGCGTTCTGATGGATGGCGAGACCGTCACGCGGTCGATGCCGGACATCCAGTCCGGGTCACAAACAGCACAGGTATCGACCAGCCACAAGGTCGGCGTCGATGCCGGGTCAACCGTGACCACGACGACACAGGACCCGACACTGGATATCGACGGCGACGGGATGGCCGAAGCCGAGTATCTCGGCAAGCTCACCGAGGGCGAATCGCAGACCGTCCAGATCGACCAGTTCGATGCGTCGGTCAGCAATGCAACCGTCGGCACGCAATCTGGCGCGGTCGACGTGGATATCGACTACACCGAGCGCACGCTCACTGAGGACGCTGGTGTCATCATCAACGGCCAGCCCGTGCGGATGTCGGGAACGCTCAGCCAAGACGAGACACAGACGCTCACCGGAAACAAGAGTTGGCTACAGTCTGGCCAGAACAACGTCACTGTCGTCGCTGGCGATGGCGACACTGGGACGGATGCACCAGCCCCGACCGTCAAGATCGACTACCAGCACGAGCTGACGACCAAGTGGGCAGTCACGTTCAGCGACGAGGCATTCAGTGAGCGCTACAACATCTCGCGAACGTACCTCTCCAGCCGCGAGGATGCCACGCTGACGATTCCACACGCACAGAACATCATCTCCCTGCGGACGCTGGAAGTGCGCCTCGACCAGTCTGGTGGCTGGACGGAGATCCCGGCGTCGGCCCGAACCATGCAGGGGACGGACCTGCAGATCGACATTGCGGCGCTGACCGGCGGGACCGTTCCCGAGGGGACGACTGTCGAGATCCGGTCGGTCGGGTCGAAGGTTGATGTCCACAACGGCGCGGTCACGGTCAAGCAGGCCACGTCTGTCGGGACCGATCTCGACTCTCGCGTGCGGCTGGATAGCTGGGCATCGGATTCCTACATCAGCGTCAGGAATACGTCACAGGCCCAGCAACTCCACTACGGCGTCAACGAGAGCTATTCGGCGGAAAGCGACTACGCGAAGCTCTCGGCAGACCACGCCCAGCAGGTGCATTTCCCGGAAGCCACTTCAGGTAGTGAGGTTGGTATCAAGACTGCGCCCGTTCAGCTCTCACCGACGAACGGAACCATTCGAGCGAGTGTGCCAGAACAGCAGACGAACGCGACCAGCCCGGCGTTCGTGGTCAACCCCGGCCAGCGCTCGGGTGAGTCGTTCACCGTCGAGTACATCGGCGCGACCGAGGGGACGTGGTACGGCGTCTATGAGGTCGACACGACAAAGCGATTCGACCGCGTCCAAGGCCGCGAACCGATGACGGTGCCGAAAGACGATATCGACTCGGTGATTCGGGTCAAGACAGCGCCCGCACCGACCGCGAACCCCGAGGGCGCGTCGACGATCTTCGGCGCGGCCGATCAAGGGAATCTCGTCGGTCTCATCGCCCTGTTCGGGTCGATTGCGATGCTGTTCGTGATCGGACGGCGACCCGACCAGTCCCGCGACGTGGTCGACTCGGTCGCGACCGGCGCTGGGGACGCGGCTGGACAGCTCCCGCAGGTCGGCGGCGTCGTTGGCACTGCCGTCGAAAGCGGCCTCGATGCGCTCGGCGATGCTATTGTGACGCTGGGTGAGAACACGCTGTTGACGAGCGCTGTAGGGGCGGCGACACTCGTGGCAGCCATCCAGTCGGGTTACATCGATATCGGGCCGGAACTGGGTGCGATGCTGACTGTCGCCGGAATCGCTATCGGGTCTCTGGTAGCCCTGCAGCGGCTCGATGCGTTCACGACCGCTCGATGGATTGCGATTGTCGGCATCACTGGCGTCGTGGCACTGCAGGCACTCGGTGAGGGCGACCTGCTGACGGCGCTGGTCAACTCGGATGCGTTCGTGATCGTGCTGGTTATCGCCGGCTACGCGGTCATCCAGCTGGTCCGCGAGTACCGAGCGAACAACTCGCCGGACGACGACCAGCCACAGGTGAACATCATCGCCAGCCGCGGCGGCGGGAGTGACGACTGATGTTCGAGTGGTTTAGCGTTCTGGTCGGCGAGTTCGGGAAAGAGGTCGCACTGGTCACAGCTGTCGTGTACGGGGGCTACAAGTTCCGGCGGATTCAGAGTATCCTCGGCGGCGTGGTCGGGGCGATCGGGACAGCCGCGACCTTCGGCGCGCTCACCGTCGGCGCACTCGTGCTGGGGATGGCGACGGGCTGGATTAGCGTCGACGCGGGGCAGATGCTGGGTGATATCGTCTCCGGGGCTGGCACTGCGTGGGATATCATCGGGCAAGATGCTGTCGAGTGGCTCACAACGGAGGTACTATGACGGACCTCGATGGCGTCGAGGACCCACCGGAGTGGGCAGCGTATCAGAACCTCTCGCCAGCGGCCCAGACGTGTCTGTTGCTGGTCGGCCAGCACGACGGCGACGGGTGGCGCGGGCTGATCGCACAGGCGGCCCAAGAAGGGAAGGATATGAGTGACCGCTGGGTGCGCGAACAGCTCTCAGAACTGGAAGAGAGCGGGTTTATCGAGTCTGAAGGACCGAACACGCGCCGGGAGACGTTTGCGGTCACTGACGAGGGCCGGGAGGTGCTGGCGGGGATGCGGAACAGTCTCGACCGGGCCTTGGGGGACGACTGAGGGATATGGGACACTGATGACCGTACAAGCAATCATTCAGAGAACAGGGGAATTGACAGACCTTGGGTCTGGGCTCGCAACTATCGCGGCGATCACAGCGGCCGGGTTAGTAGGCCTGCTGGTATTGTTGCAGTCCTACACCGAGCGAAACATCTGGAACTACCTCTCGCGCGTTGATGGAATCGGCATCGTCGCGATCGGCACATCGCTGTCGGTACTGTACGCGGTTGGAACTCAGAATTTCGAGTTGTTACGGGTATACGGGACGCCGATTGCCGGCGTGCTGATACTCGTAATTGGTATCAAGTCCGAGCGAGTGTCAGGGCCTGCAGGGCTGTTAGAATGGCTGACTCTGGATGACGCGCTACGGGCGATAATTGTTGCAGCCTCTCTCACAACGCTGGTCGGCGCATTCCGTTCTGGCCCACAGAACGTGGCAGTAGCTGAGTATTTGGCTGGGTTTCCACACTCAGGGCTGTTGATCCTTGGCGTGATCGTGGTGATTCCAGCGAAAAAACTGCAAGAACTGGGTGACAACTAACGTTCGATTAGTTCACCAGTCTTAATCAGTGCCAGTGGGGCGTATCCGTCCTGATAGACAGTGTAGAGATAGTACGCAAATGTGAGGAAGATTAGCACGGTCCCGACAACAATCCCCTCAATTGCTGCATCCATATTCACCGATACACGTACTGGAATAATAGGTGTTAGGGTGGGAAACGATAGTCGCAACGACCTGGAGAGGCACCCTCAAAACTCGTTTACACAGGATTAGCGTTCGATGAGTTCGCCTTTCTTGACCAGCTTCGGGATGCTGTATCCCTCCCGATGCCACTTGATTAGCATCACTGCATAAATGACGAATACTAAACAGATACCAATCATGGCCTCCAAGAGCTCAGTCGTCACCTCAAGGCCAAGGGCCATACTGAACAGTGGTGGCGGCCGAATCTTAGAACTTCGGGTGAGTGGTCGGTGACCGACGGTATCTGGCCCGTTGTGGCAGGGCTGTGGGTCACCGTGATACCCATCAATGCTATCAGTGGACTGTTCAGGGTAACCTTCTGACAACCCCTTCATTTCTCCTGGTTCATCTGGAGTCTGCGGTACGTAGCGGTGTGTATTTTTGCGCCCCGCATGGGGCGTGGCCTTAGCCACACCTCTGTTCGGTGTGGGACCGCTGGCTCCGCGACATTGAATATCTTGCAATTGGTTGGCTTGGATAGAATATGGTATCACCATCTTATTCGTGGGATGAGACGGACTACGGGTATGAACTGGACAACAAACGGATCTCCGTGGATGAGATGAAGATGGAAAGATGGGATACCGGAGAGAGGATCGAGACGACAGCGTTCAATGTGCAGGTACGGATCGGCACACCGGGGTACGCCAGTCCGAAGGATGTCTTGGCCTACGAGGACCCGAAGCCGGCATGGGAGGCAGCCAATATTCTAACACATTTCCTCGAAGAGTGGGGAAAAATGGGCCTGAGCGAACTTCAGAACACGCCGTCTGGGGACTCTCTCCCGACTGGACTGGCTGAAGACGACCCGATAGATCTGTTTGAGGCATCACTCGGGTACAATGACTTCAAACTCAAGCGTGCGCTACCGTAAGAGCCGATAGGGTATCTTTTCCTCGGTTGCTCATGGGCCACTATCCTGCCGTAGCGTTCGTCTATCCATCCAGCACGCTCTTTCAGCCGATGACACAAGTGCGGGAGCGCGGCGAGCGCTATGCGAGCCGCGCAATTGGATGGGAGCCGCTTACGGGCAACTACCGTAGGGACACATAGGGTGCGGGCGGCCCGACACCGAACCCCTACGCCGGCGTGAGACGGTGAGAGACGGGGTAGAAAGCCAGAGCTGGCCGATAGAAATGGCCGAACACTGGCTGAAAACTGGGCCAGTGAGACGCAATTACCCAGATGCGAGAGAAAATACCGCTACAGATAGCTGTGAAACATAGAACTATCAGCTACAGACTACGTTAGGCGGGTTGAACGAGTGGAAAAAACAATCGCTGACGAGTGCTACAGCTACAGAACCGGCGACCACGTCGCCCGAGTGAGGCTAACCGAAGAACTCGGGGTACGGGTCAGTGCGTATTTGGACGTGTTCGGGGTCGATGTACTGCTGGTCGAGCGCACGACCCAGCTGCGAACCGTCAAGCAGGACTTCGCGGAACAACCGCCAGCGCTCCTCGTCGCGATCGACATCCGTCGAGTCGTCGCCGTCGTGATCGTCGCCCCTGTCGTCGACGTCGTCAGCTGATTCGTTCTCCGCCGTATCGCGCTCCTGCCGGCGCTTACGGCGTTCCTTACCGACCTGACGGATATCGTCGAGGCCACGGTCAGGATGGACCTGCTGAAGCGCCTCGGTGGCGTTCAGTCGAAGTTCCTCGTTGTGGTAGACAACGATGCGCGGGTACGTCACTCGCAACAGGATATCCATCGACTCCAGTTCCTGGACGACCTCGCGGACATAGTCGTAACTGAAGCCAGTGATCTCCTCCAGCGTCTCGTAGCTACACCCCTCCGTGACGGCGACCGTCCAGAGAATATCCCACTTCGCCGCTGACAGACTCTCGTAGGTCGTTTTGAGGATCTTCCGTTCGCGCTCTTCGTTGGCCTCTTCCATCGCCTGCCGCCAGCCGGTCGGAACGATCACGTCGACCATCTCGCGGTCGTCAGGCTCGTAGTAGTCGTCCTCGCGGAGATCGGGTAGCCCGACGCCGGACCGAATAGCGAATGTCGACACCATCTGTCGAAGCGTCGCTCGGAGTACGGTCCACTCGTCGGCGTGGGGCAGCTTCGTGTCGTTGTCTGTTCCGGAAAAGAACGCTTCGAGCTTCGGGTTGCGAAGGCGCTTGTCGGCTGGATTCCCGCTGACACGATAGACTTTCAATCCGAGGTTGTAGCCTCCACGAGACGCGTGACCGGCGAATCCAATACGGTTCCACATATCCGATACGACGCGCTCTTCAACGTGTTTCCCGCCGCTGTACTTACCACCACCCGACGCGTCGCCGTCGCCACCGTGCTCGACGAGCGTCCGGGCGCTCCGGAGTTTGTTCGCGACGACGCTCATGAACTCCTCCGTGAAGCGATGATGAACCTCGCCCTTCCAGACACGCCAGGACTCGCGGTTGATGGTC from Haloarcula rubripromontorii harbors:
- a CDS encoding AAA family ATPase, yielding MSDELSDRVSRYLRWQVPDKVALLAQRYPDDASLTLDWTALARWDPTLAEDILDAPDSMLDYVEAGIADTPLPVDTSLGQATPRFENLPESHTTAPGEFSPSERRGQLLALEGQVAKRTQVQPRLVEAAFECQRCGTLTRIPLEAGQYIEPFECVGCEMKGPFRINSDQSRYEDYQKLLLENPSSAALGGDTSDVIAHLQGDLAGHGAIANCQDVVLVGELQFRGGGPIPEPQVVVNSVQAAGQTYQDTEFTADQRDLFERLRERPASFDVGIEDPSTADVLMAAAAPKFVAGSHPRDRQVVRGLVLQLVSASTFDGPDGSHYRGDIHVLLPGDPGTGKSVLAKWAAAVAPRSAFASGERVSGPGLTAAAVKDDFSDGGFSIEPGVLVRAHEGIAVVDELDKAGDDAIEKMHSALADQILPLSLAGQSMTLPAECGLLGVCNPLGGHFAGDESLVDALGIDSPLLSRFDLIMQMRSKQDRDHVRELAESMIRTWSASLKDATGQALDEDDAEAIDPILSMDEYRAVLLRARQLHPTPANDAVIEALAGWFEEQKMALPERYRDALANADGQYHGPPVPVTARKLGAARRVAQASARANLRTEITMADVEVAKEMVSRSLADLDIPIVHNAGLGGGDVQRRETTDLTGVS
- a CDS encoding transcriptional regulator, yielding MTDLDGVEDPPEWAAYQNLSPAAQTCLLLVGQHDGDGWRGLIAQAAQEGKDMSDRWVREQLSELEESGFIESEGPNTRRETFAVTDEGREVLAGMRNSLDRALGDD